Proteins co-encoded in one Gracilimonas sp. genomic window:
- a CDS encoding Wzz/FepE/Etk N-terminal domain-containing protein produces MSEENNSNQEHGDNKPGKKKSPENFPIQEYRLVPADHGHEGYEEDEIDLIELAKTIWDNRKVIYRFVAVGVVLGVLVALLSPKEYVSDATLMPEYSTESMGGGSASSLLQQYGGLIGLSGGTYNSASNAIRVDLYPKIVQSLSFQDKLARQEFYFPDYDTTASIYEYYLEIMSPGVFGYVMQYTVGLPGTIIRAFKAEGETFSTGVSNEDEIVELTKLEMEVIDDLRSRVSASLDEESGVVTVRAQMSDPKLAASVAKYTIDELTEYLVEYRTEKVIRDLEFIEEQLNDARERFREAQLELADFDDSNQGNLTARAQTERQRLQSEYDIAFNLYNTLTQQYEEAKLKVQEETPVFKVLQPVQVPVNDETSGAMVLIVFVMLSGIASIGWIFIRQFLANNPFSSKE; encoded by the coding sequence GTGAGCGAAGAGAACAATTCAAATCAAGAACATGGGGACAATAAGCCGGGAAAGAAAAAAAGCCCGGAAAACTTTCCCATTCAGGAATATCGATTAGTCCCGGCAGACCATGGCCATGAAGGCTACGAAGAAGATGAAATTGACCTGATTGAACTGGCTAAAACCATCTGGGATAACCGGAAAGTAATTTACCGCTTTGTAGCGGTGGGTGTGGTTTTGGGAGTATTGGTAGCTTTACTCAGCCCCAAAGAATATGTAAGTGATGCCACATTGATGCCGGAATACAGCACCGAAAGTATGGGAGGTGGGAGTGCATCGAGCTTATTGCAGCAGTATGGTGGACTTATTGGTTTAAGTGGTGGAACTTATAACTCGGCAAGTAATGCCATTAGGGTAGATCTATATCCTAAGATCGTTCAGAGCTTGAGCTTCCAGGACAAGCTCGCAAGACAGGAATTCTATTTCCCGGATTATGATACCACCGCTTCTATATATGAGTATTATTTAGAAATTATGTCGCCCGGAGTATTTGGTTATGTAATGCAATATACGGTTGGACTCCCCGGTACCATTATTAGGGCATTTAAAGCTGAAGGTGAGACTTTTAGTACAGGGGTTAGCAATGAAGATGAAATTGTAGAGTTGACCAAATTGGAAATGGAGGTTATTGATGATCTTCGTTCACGGGTATCAGCCAGTCTGGATGAAGAATCGGGTGTTGTAACCGTGAGGGCGCAGATGTCTGATCCGAAATTAGCGGCAAGTGTAGCTAAATATACTATTGACGAACTGACGGAATACCTGGTAGAGTACCGTACCGAAAAAGTAATACGCGACTTGGAGTTTATCGAAGAGCAGTTGAATGATGCACGCGAACGATTCAGGGAAGCTCAACTGGAGCTGGCTGATTTTGATGACAGCAACCAGGGCAACCTGACCGCGCGGGCCCAAACCGAACGGCAACGGTTGCAGTCGGAATATGATATTGCCTTCAACCTCTATAATACCTTGACCCAGCAGTACGAAGAAGCCAAACTGAAAGTACAGGAAGAAACCCCGGTCTTTAAAGTTCTTCAGCCGGTACAGGTTCCGGTTAATGATGAAACCAGCGGGGCGATGGTCCTGATTGTATTTGTGATGCTGAGTGGTATTGCATCTATTGGGTGGATTTTTATTCGACAGTTTTTGGCCAACAACCCATTCTCTTCCAAAGAGTAA
- a CDS encoding NAD-dependent epimerase/dehydratase family protein produces the protein MKNSKKNIVVTGGAGFIGSHLIDRLLEEGHTVTNIDNFDPFYEESIKLENIKGHLEFDTYTLHEVDIRNKESLDKAIPNDADVIIHLAAKAGVRPSIADPIAYQEVNVAGTQNMLEVAREKEIKQFVFASSSSVYGKNPNVPWKEDDAVLQPISPYASTKVSGELLGHVYSHLYDIRFLALRFFTVYGPRQRPDLAIHKFLKLMSEEKEITLYGDGSTRRDYTYIDDIIDGVMAAVSYDGSQYEVINLGNNQTIELLELVEAIEKASGITAKKTFGPEQPGDVKQTWSDVNKAFKILKYNPNYNLANGLESFSKWFKKKIK, from the coding sequence ATGAAGAACAGTAAGAAAAATATAGTTGTTACGGGTGGTGCAGGATTCATAGGTAGCCATTTGATAGATCGATTATTGGAAGAAGGTCATACCGTAACCAATATCGACAATTTTGATCCATTCTATGAGGAAAGCATAAAGCTGGAAAATATTAAAGGGCATTTGGAATTCGATACCTATACGCTGCATGAAGTGGATATAAGAAATAAAGAATCTCTTGATAAAGCTATTCCTAATGATGCGGATGTAATAATTCACTTAGCCGCCAAAGCCGGGGTTCGTCCTTCCATTGCAGATCCGATCGCTTATCAAGAAGTAAATGTGGCCGGAACACAGAACATGCTGGAAGTAGCCCGTGAAAAAGAGATTAAACAATTTGTATTTGCTTCTTCCAGTTCGGTATATGGAAAGAACCCGAATGTGCCCTGGAAAGAAGATGATGCCGTACTTCAGCCTATTAGCCCCTATGCAAGTACCAAAGTGAGTGGAGAATTATTAGGGCATGTGTACAGCCACCTATATGATATTCGTTTCTTAGCCCTTCGCTTTTTTACGGTATATGGGCCCCGGCAACGGCCGGATCTGGCCATCCATAAATTCCTGAAACTCATGAGCGAAGAAAAGGAAATTACACTCTATGGAGATGGCTCCACCCGCCGGGATTATACGTACATTGATGATATTATAGATGGGGTGATGGCGGCTGTTAGTTATGATGGCTCTCAATATGAAGTGATCAATCTTGGGAATAATCAAACAATTGAACTCTTAGAATTAGTTGAAGCGATTGAGAAGGCCTCCGGGATTACAGCCAAGAAAACATTTGGTCCAGAACAACCTGGGGATGTGAAACAGACTTGGTCAGATGTAAATAAAGCGTTTAAAATATTAAAGTATAACCCAAATTATAATTTAGCTAATGGTCTAGAAAGTTTTTCAAAATGGTTCAAAAAAAAGATTAAATGA
- a CDS encoding nucleotide sugar dehydrogenase: MNNIDSFLKNNLDKRVVAVQGLGFVGAVMSLVVANSDEEEYAVIGVDLPQRKDVINKLNKGIFPISCTDPKVYKYFEEVKDKGNFIATDDTNAYSKADIIIVDINLDVEKNSDLQKNLKGYNVDLTGFKNAIRTLAQKCKEDVLILVETTVPPGTCQNIVKPIFEEEYDRRGLEHKFKIGHSYERVMPGPGYVDSIKNFYRVFSGVDKESEEAVRDFLKSIISTDEYPLTKLGSTNASEMSKVLENSFRAMNIAFIQEWTEFAESAEVDLFEVINAIRMRPTHQNIMRPGLGVGGYCLTKDPLLASWASQEFFHSIPLMQSEQAVKINDRMPLHTFKTFQKFFNGELKGLRVLILGISYLQNVGDTRYTPVDLLYDSLKSNEVDVILHDPFVEIWEEKGVDIQTESIDETGFDAIIIGTPHDKYIKEGLLENILRKEDSLSVVIDPHGAITESMMQKFSNHKFKVIGRGDV, encoded by the coding sequence ATGAATAATATTGATAGTTTTTTAAAAAATAACTTAGATAAACGAGTTGTAGCAGTTCAAGGCTTAGGTTTTGTAGGTGCAGTTATGTCTTTGGTTGTTGCAAATTCGGATGAAGAGGAATATGCAGTAATTGGTGTAGATTTGCCTCAAAGAAAAGATGTTATAAACAAGCTTAATAAGGGGATATTTCCGATAAGTTGTACAGATCCGAAAGTTTATAAATACTTTGAAGAGGTTAAAGATAAGGGAAACTTCATAGCAACAGATGATACGAATGCTTATTCAAAAGCAGATATAATAATTGTTGATATTAATTTAGATGTAGAAAAGAATAGTGATCTACAAAAAAATCTAAAAGGCTATAATGTTGATCTAACTGGTTTCAAAAATGCAATTAGGACTCTTGCACAAAAATGTAAAGAAGATGTATTAATATTGGTTGAAACTACAGTTCCCCCAGGCACATGTCAGAATATTGTGAAACCGATTTTTGAAGAAGAGTATGACAGGCGAGGTTTAGAGCATAAATTTAAAATCGGACACTCCTATGAAAGAGTGATGCCAGGCCCGGGATATGTGGACTCAATCAAGAATTTTTATAGGGTATTTTCTGGTGTAGATAAAGAAAGTGAGGAAGCGGTTAGAGACTTTTTGAAAAGTATAATCTCAACTGATGAGTATCCACTGACTAAACTTGGGAGCACAAATGCTTCCGAAATGAGTAAAGTTTTGGAAAATTCCTTTCGGGCAATGAATATTGCTTTTATTCAGGAATGGACTGAGTTTGCTGAGAGTGCAGAAGTTGATTTATTTGAGGTAATAAATGCTATAAGAATGAGGCCAACTCATCAAAATATAATGAGGCCGGGATTAGGTGTTGGTGGATATTGTTTAACCAAAGACCCTCTATTGGCAAGTTGGGCAAGCCAAGAGTTCTTTCATTCAATACCCTTAATGCAGAGTGAGCAGGCTGTTAAAATAAATGACCGAATGCCTTTGCACACTTTTAAAACATTCCAAAAATTCTTTAATGGAGAGTTGAAAGGATTAAGGGTTTTAATACTTGGTATTTCATATTTGCAGAACGTTGGAGATACAAGATATACTCCTGTAGACTTACTTTACGATAGTCTAAAGTCGAACGAAGTAGATGTTATATTACACGATCCCTTTGTAGAAATATGGGAAGAAAAAGGAGTAGATATACAGACTGAAAGTATAGACGAAACTGGTTTTGATGCTATTATTATTGGAACACCCCATGACAAATATATAAAGGAGGGATTATTGGAAAATATTTTAAGAAAAGAAGATAGTCTTTCCGTAGTGATTGATCCACATGGAGCAATTACAGAATCAATGATGCAAAAATTTTCAAATCACAAATTTAAAGTTATAGGAAGAGGAGATGTCTAA
- a CDS encoding NAD-dependent epimerase/dehydratase family protein: MSKKVLIIGGAGFIGMNITQELASKGYQITIADNFFRGKMDEDLKEIVEKNSIRVVSDDFTKENAFSALDEDYDYVYMLASVVGVEYTEKIPNELIRINTQLILNTLEWIKNTQCKKVLFTSTSECYAGTIEAFGYEIPTPETVPLCIQDITHPRFTYAVTKMLGESGFIQYSKVYGFECTIVRYHNVYGPRMGFKHVIPQVVQRFLKEEDPFKVYGFDQTRAFNFIDDAVRGTIGAMESEKTNGEILHIGDMNSEITIEELVHYIGSLVEFEGEYERQEAHSGSVSRRCPDTSKAEKLIGYKPVVGWKEGVKETVDWYVDYLESGKNVFE; encoded by the coding sequence ATGTCTAAAAAAGTATTGATTATAGGTGGGGCTGGATTCATTGGAATGAATATCACTCAAGAATTAGCTTCAAAAGGATACCAAATTACTATCGCTGATAATTTCTTTAGAGGTAAAATGGACGAAGACCTTAAAGAGATTGTCGAAAAGAATAGCATAAGGGTTGTTTCTGATGATTTTACTAAAGAAAATGCTTTTAGTGCTCTGGATGAGGATTACGATTATGTCTATATGTTGGCTTCCGTTGTTGGAGTTGAATACACAGAAAAAATTCCTAATGAATTAATTCGAATCAATACACAATTGATTTTAAATACATTGGAATGGATAAAAAACACCCAATGTAAAAAAGTGCTATTTACATCTACCAGTGAATGCTATGCAGGTACGATAGAAGCTTTTGGGTATGAAATACCAACACCAGAGACGGTTCCTTTGTGTATTCAAGATATTACGCATCCTAGGTTTACCTACGCAGTAACCAAAATGCTGGGTGAGTCTGGTTTCATACAATATTCAAAAGTCTATGGATTTGAGTGTACAATTGTGAGGTACCATAATGTCTACGGACCAAGGATGGGATTTAAGCATGTGATTCCGCAAGTCGTTCAACGTTTTCTGAAAGAGGAAGATCCATTTAAAGTCTATGGCTTCGATCAAACCAGGGCATTCAATTTTATTGATGATGCTGTTAGAGGTACAATTGGTGCAATGGAGAGTGAAAAAACCAATGGTGAAATATTGCATATCGGAGATATGAATTCTGAAATAACCATTGAAGAGTTAGTTCACTATATAGGTTCCTTGGTTGAATTCGAAGGAGAATATGAAAGACAAGAGGCTCATTCCGGCTCAGTTTCACGAAGATGTCCTGATACTTCAAAAGCGGAGAAGCTAATTGGATATAAGCCTGTTGTAGGTTGGAAAGAAGGTGTTAAAGAAACCGTGGACTGGTATGTTGATTATTTAGAATCCGGAAAAAATGTTTTTGAATAG
- the neuC gene encoding UDP-N-acetylglucosamine 2-epimerase, translating into MNIALISCGRSDYSIYLPLMKKLKADSNFNLDIIAFGTHVSRFYDRTVNKFYQDGFDVSYEVESIVLGDSSEAISSSMGLTIVKFSSIWAKENYDLIIVLGDRYEMFSAIAASVPFNIPVAHLHGGETTLGAIDDKFRHCITSMSKFHFVTTESHKKRVAEILGHSQHVHNVGAPALDNLNEIEFLTKEEFQKEWGIDLNKPTVLTTFHPETVALEKNEEYIKEFIKAIDQIDKQFVITLPNNDTMGTLIRDYLKEYGASHPNKCHLVEVLGTVGYYSCMKHCEYLLGNSSSGIIEAASFKKYVINVGDRQKGRDAGENVIHVEADHNDIIETARRIDKLPEFTGENIYGDGTATKKIVKILKQA; encoded by the coding sequence ATGAATATTGCTTTAATTAGTTGTGGACGATCAGATTATAGTATCTACCTGCCTTTAATGAAAAAGCTAAAGGCTGACTCTAATTTTAATTTAGATATCATCGCATTTGGTACGCATGTTTCCCGGTTCTATGACAGAACAGTAAACAAGTTTTACCAAGATGGCTTTGACGTGTCCTATGAAGTAGAATCAATTGTCTTAGGAGATTCCTCAGAAGCTATTTCCTCCTCAATGGGACTTACTATTGTTAAATTTTCATCCATTTGGGCCAAAGAGAATTACGATTTGATTATAGTGTTGGGTGATCGTTACGAGATGTTTTCGGCAATTGCAGCATCAGTTCCGTTCAACATTCCTGTAGCACATCTGCATGGCGGCGAGACGACATTGGGAGCAATAGATGACAAGTTTAGACATTGCATTACATCTATGTCAAAATTTCATTTTGTAACTACGGAATCTCATAAAAAAAGGGTAGCAGAGATATTAGGTCATTCTCAGCATGTCCATAATGTGGGGGCACCGGCTTTAGACAATCTCAATGAAATTGAATTCTTGACGAAAGAAGAGTTCCAAAAAGAATGGGGTATAGATCTAAATAAACCTACCGTTCTAACAACTTTTCATCCGGAAACAGTGGCACTGGAAAAGAATGAAGAGTATATCAAAGAATTCATCAAAGCCATCGACCAGATAGATAAACAATTTGTTATAACGTTGCCAAATAACGATACAATGGGAACTTTAATAAGAGATTATCTAAAAGAATACGGAGCTAGCCATCCGAATAAGTGTCATTTGGTGGAAGTATTAGGCACGGTAGGATATTATAGCTGTATGAAACACTGTGAGTATTTATTAGGAAATTCTTCGAGCGGTATAATTGAAGCCGCTTCATTTAAGAAATATGTTATTAATGTTGGAGACCGGCAAAAAGGAAGAGATGCCGGAGAAAATGTTATACACGTAGAAGCCGATCATAATGATATTATAGAAACCGCCCGACGTATAGATAAACTTCCTGAATTTACTGGAGAGAATATTTATGGTGATGGAACGGCTACAAAAAAAATAGTTAAGATTTTAAAACAAGCTTAA
- a CDS encoding LegC family aminotransferase: MDINSFLQFVRKTFNKESDFIPLHEPRFIGNEKEYVNDAIDSTFVSSVGEYVDEFEKKIQTISITQKAVAVVNGTNALQVALRLAGVGKGDEVITQALTFVATANAIKYNFAEPVFLDVDLDTMGLSPTAVENFLEEYGDIRGDGCYNKKTGNKIAACMPMHTFGFPVHLDELLKVCDTWKIPVIEDAAESLGSLYNGRPTGSFGKLGVYSFNGNKIVTAGGGGAIITNDVELGNFAKHLTTTAKKNHPYEYYHDHLGYNFRMPNLNAALICAQLEQLDSFVDNKRELANQYELYFNDKGIKFRTEAPGTRANYWLMCVEFDNRDGRDIFLKETNEKGVMTRPIWQLMYKLPMYENCLRDEQKNAEYLEDRIVNIPSSVRV, from the coding sequence ATGGATATCAATAGTTTTTTGCAATTTGTAAGGAAGACATTCAATAAGGAGTCTGATTTTATTCCATTACATGAACCAAGGTTTATTGGAAACGAAAAAGAATACGTAAACGATGCAATTGATTCAACATTTGTATCATCCGTTGGGGAATATGTTGATGAATTTGAAAAAAAAATTCAAACAATTTCAATCACACAAAAAGCGGTTGCTGTAGTTAATGGGACAAATGCCTTACAAGTAGCACTACGATTGGCAGGAGTAGGTAAAGGTGATGAAGTGATTACTCAAGCATTGACTTTTGTAGCCACAGCGAATGCTATTAAATATAATTTTGCTGAACCTGTATTTTTGGATGTGGATTTAGATACGATGGGTTTATCTCCGACAGCTGTTGAAAATTTTTTAGAGGAGTATGGGGACATTCGGGGAGACGGTTGTTATAACAAAAAAACAGGGAATAAAATAGCTGCATGTATGCCAATGCATACCTTTGGATTTCCTGTTCACTTAGATGAATTACTAAAAGTTTGTGACACATGGAAGATTCCGGTAATAGAAGATGCAGCGGAGTCTCTTGGTTCGTTATATAATGGCCGGCCCACAGGAAGTTTTGGGAAACTTGGAGTGTATTCTTTTAATGGAAATAAAATTGTTACCGCGGGTGGAGGCGGTGCAATTATTACCAATGATGTAGAACTGGGGAACTTTGCTAAACATTTAACCACGACTGCTAAAAAGAATCATCCATATGAATACTATCATGATCATTTGGGATATAACTTTAGGATGCCGAATTTAAATGCTGCTCTTATCTGCGCACAGCTAGAACAACTTGATTCTTTCGTTGACAACAAAAGAGAATTAGCCAATCAATATGAACTATACTTTAATGATAAGGGAATTAAGTTCCGAACGGAGGCTCCAGGTACTAGAGCTAACTACTGGCTAATGTGTGTAGAATTTGATAATAGGGACGGTCGAGATATATTTCTTAAAGAAACCAATGAAAAAGGAGTGATGACACGTCCTATATGGCAGTTGATGTACAAGTTGCCCATGTATGAGAATTGCTTACGAGATGAGCAAAAGAATGCCGAATATTTAGAAGACCGAATTGTGAATATTCCAAGTAGTGTAAGGGTATGA
- a CDS encoding methionyl-tRNA formyltransferase, whose product MSAFKIGYFADGPWSHKAFELLIQDKDIEICFIVPRTDTIDDTLENFADKYGIDYLHPVKVNSEEFIEKAKTYNCDLFVSMSFNQIFRERLINLPKYSTINCHAGKLPFYRGRNILNWVLINDEKKFGITVHFVDEGIDTGDIILQKTYSITDEDTYGTLLEVAYDECAKLLYNAIKQIQDGSFKRIKQNTIHPVGFYCGSRTVGDEIIEWKSTSREIFNFVRALSSPGPLATTYIDNTPVKINRVRLIKEAPKYINIPGQILSKTENGFLVKTKDSFVEILDIDTEAKIRVGARFEND is encoded by the coding sequence ATGAGTGCTTTTAAAATAGGTTATTTTGCAGATGGGCCGTGGTCCCATAAAGCGTTTGAATTGTTAATTCAAGATAAAGACATCGAAATATGTTTTATAGTGCCAAGGACAGATACTATTGATGATACGCTTGAGAATTTTGCTGATAAATATGGAATAGATTATTTGCACCCGGTTAAAGTTAATTCAGAGGAATTTATTGAAAAGGCCAAAACCTACAATTGTGATCTATTCGTTTCCATGAGCTTTAATCAAATTTTTAGAGAGCGACTAATCAATCTTCCAAAATACAGTACCATTAATTGTCATGCGGGGAAATTACCCTTTTACCGTGGCAGAAATATTTTGAATTGGGTGTTAATAAATGATGAGAAAAAGTTTGGGATAACGGTTCATTTTGTTGATGAAGGAATTGATACCGGGGATATAATTTTGCAAAAAACCTACTCAATCACTGATGAGGATACGTATGGCACATTACTTGAGGTCGCTTATGATGAGTGCGCAAAATTATTATATAACGCAATTAAACAAATACAGGATGGAAGTTTTAAAAGGATAAAACAGAATACAATTCATCCTGTTGGTTTTTATTGTGGCAGTCGTACTGTTGGAGATGAAATTATCGAATGGAAAAGTACATCAAGAGAAATATTTAACTTTGTGCGTGCCTTGTCTTCTCCTGGTCCGTTGGCTACTACTTATATTGATAATACTCCTGTAAAAATTAATCGAGTTAGATTAATAAAAGAAGCACCCAAGTACATAAATATACCGGGACAAATTCTTTCGAAAACAGAAAATGGATTTTTAGTTAAAACAAAAGATTCATTTGTAGAAATTCTTGACATAGATACTGAAGCAAAAATCAGAGTTGGAGCGCGGTTTGAAAATGATTAA
- the neuB gene encoding N-acetylneuraminate synthase gives MIKTVHVYIIAEAGVNHNGDIQKAIELIEAANQAGADAVKFQSFNADKLVSKSAKKAKYQSENMGGSDNSQYNMLKSLELSEEDHSTLIKECEKRGIQFLSTAFDADGIDFLSNLGLPVFKSPSGEITNYPFLKRLAKNGKPVILSTGMAHMEEVKAAVQVLTNHGLDKKDITVLHCNTEYPTPMEDVNLKAMNTIRDELGVEVGYSDHTLGIEVPIAAVALGAKIIEKHFTLDRNLPGPDHRASLEPGELKDMVLAIRNIEQAISGIGKKEPSESEKKNIKIARKSIHTLKPLKKGHIISEVDIIPLRPANGISPMKWNEVIGKKVIRDLKENEMLTDQDIA, from the coding sequence ATGATTAAAACAGTACATGTGTACATTATTGCAGAAGCAGGTGTAAATCACAATGGTGATATACAAAAAGCAATTGAGTTGATTGAGGCAGCAAATCAAGCAGGAGCAGATGCAGTAAAATTCCAGTCATTCAACGCTGATAAATTGGTATCAAAATCAGCTAAAAAAGCAAAGTACCAATCCGAGAATATGGGAGGTAGTGACAACAGCCAATACAACATGCTTAAATCCCTTGAGCTGAGCGAAGAGGATCATTCAACATTAATTAAGGAGTGTGAGAAAAGAGGAATCCAATTTTTATCTACTGCTTTTGATGCAGATGGGATTGACTTCTTAAGCAATCTTGGATTACCTGTTTTTAAGAGTCCATCCGGAGAGATCACTAATTATCCATTTTTGAAACGATTAGCTAAAAATGGAAAGCCGGTGATACTTTCTACAGGAATGGCGCATATGGAGGAAGTCAAGGCTGCTGTTCAGGTATTAACAAATCATGGTTTAGATAAAAAAGATATTACGGTGCTGCATTGCAATACTGAATATCCTACTCCAATGGAAGATGTTAACTTAAAAGCTATGAATACCATAAGGGATGAATTGGGAGTGGAAGTCGGTTACTCAGACCATACCTTGGGTATTGAAGTGCCTATTGCGGCTGTAGCCTTAGGAGCAAAAATAATTGAAAAGCATTTTACGCTAGACCGAAATTTGCCCGGCCCGGACCATCGGGCTTCTTTAGAACCTGGTGAACTCAAAGACATGGTATTGGCCATTCGAAATATTGAACAGGCTATATCAGGTATTGGAAAAAAGGAACCAAGTGAGAGTGAAAAGAAAAATATTAAAATAGCCCGCAAAAGTATTCACACTTTAAAACCGCTGAAAAAGGGCCATATTATTTCTGAAGTGGATATCATTCCTTTGCGTCCAGCAAATGGAATATCTCCTATGAAATGGAATGAAGTAATTGGTAAAAAAGTAATCAGGGATTTAAAGGAAAATGAAATGTTAACTGATCAGGACATCGCATAA
- a CDS encoding nucleotidyltransferase family protein: protein MRHFTEHLIESGTSIREALKVLDTLAKDAISFVVDGNKKLLGSLTDGDIRRGLIKGVELGASVDQIIQKNPKYIRKGNYDIQKVIKYRENDYRIIPILDKDDKVVNVINFGNMKSYLPVDVVIMAGGKGTRLRPLTEKTPKPLLKVGDKPILEHNIHRLSLFGMDDFWISVNYLGDQIEKYFGNGNHKNLNIDYVREEEPLGTIGSVCKIDNFIHDYVLVTNSDILTNLDYEDFFLRFREEEADFAVVTIPYKVDVPYAVLETSNGHVMSFKEKPTYTYYSNGGIYLMKREVTDRIPKNSFYDTTDLMEELIADGKKVLSYPLSGYWLDIGKHEDFEKAQEDIKSIKF from the coding sequence ATGAGGCATTTTACGGAACATCTTATTGAATCGGGAACATCCATACGGGAGGCTCTAAAAGTTTTAGATACATTAGCCAAAGATGCGATCTCCTTTGTAGTTGATGGAAATAAAAAATTGTTAGGATCTTTAACAGATGGGGATATTCGAAGAGGCTTGATTAAAGGGGTAGAACTGGGTGCGTCGGTTGATCAAATTATTCAAAAGAATCCAAAATACATTAGGAAAGGCAATTACGATATACAAAAGGTCATTAAGTATAGAGAGAATGATTATCGAATCATTCCAATTTTGGATAAGGATGATAAAGTTGTCAATGTGATCAATTTCGGCAACATGAAGTCATATCTCCCAGTGGATGTAGTGATTATGGCCGGAGGGAAAGGAACGCGGTTGCGACCATTAACTGAAAAAACTCCTAAGCCATTGCTAAAAGTTGGCGACAAACCAATATTGGAACATAATATTCATCGCTTGTCACTTTTTGGTATGGATGATTTTTGGATATCAGTGAACTACCTGGGAGACCAAATTGAGAAATACTTTGGGAATGGCAATCACAAGAACTTGAACATTGATTATGTACGGGAAGAGGAACCATTGGGAACGATCGGTTCGGTATGCAAAATTGATAATTTTATCCATGATTACGTGTTAGTAACAAATTCGGATATTTTGACGAATCTGGATTACGAAGATTTTTTTCTCCGTTTTAGAGAAGAAGAGGCTGATTTTGCAGTAGTGACCATCCCTTATAAAGTAGATGTTCCCTATGCGGTGCTAGAAACAAGCAATGGTCATGTGATGAGTTTTAAAGAAAAGCCGACTTATACGTATTATTCAAATGGAGGTATTTATTTGATGAAGCGGGAAGTCACAGATCGAATACCAAAGAATTCTTTTTACGATACCACCGATTTAATGGAAGAACTGATAGCTGATGGTAAAAAAGTGTTGTCGTATCCTCTGTCCGGATATTGGTTGGATATAGGGAAACACGAGGATTTTGAAAAAGCACAGGAAGATATTAAGAGCATAAAATTCTAA
- a CDS encoding acylneuraminate cytidylyltransferase family protein → MRPLVVIPARGGSKRLPSKNIKPLNGQPLIHYTIEAAREVFDDSIICVSTDDKKIKQVSESVGLNVPFLRPKDLATDKADSRSVLLHALEYYKERKKYEADVIVLLQPTSPFRNANHIKGALNLYKNDLDMVVSAFKTKSNPYFVLFEEDEKGMARKIKKGNYTRSQDCPTVWELNGAIYIISARSLIRKQIHELSNVKLFKMDELYSVDIDDELDFLIAEHIINKIED, encoded by the coding sequence ATGAGACCATTAGTAGTCATACCAGCCAGAGGTGGGTCCAAGCGGCTTCCAAGTAAAAATATAAAGCCCTTAAACGGGCAGCCCTTGATTCACTACACCATCGAAGCTGCGAGGGAGGTTTTTGATGATTCCATTATTTGTGTTTCTACAGATGATAAAAAAATTAAGCAGGTTTCAGAAAGTGTAGGGTTAAACGTTCCATTTCTTCGACCAAAAGATCTTGCAACAGATAAGGCGGACTCCCGAAGTGTTTTGTTGCATGCATTAGAGTATTATAAGGAAAGAAAGAAATATGAAGCTGATGTAATCGTTTTACTGCAGCCAACCTCGCCTTTTCGAAATGCTAATCATATCAAAGGTGCTTTAAATCTCTATAAGAATGATTTAGATATGGTTGTTTCTGCATTCAAAACAAAGTCAAATCCGTATTTTGTTTTATTTGAAGAGGATGAAAAGGGAATGGCTAGAAAAATTAAAAAAGGAAATTATACTAGAAGTCAAGATTGTCCAACTGTTTGGGAACTTAATGGTGCTATATATATAATCTCGGCTCGAAGTCTTATCCGTAAACAGATACATGAATTAAGTAATGTTAAACTTTTTAAGATGGATGAGCTGTATTCAGTTGACATTGATGATGAATTAGACTTTTTAATTGCTGAACACATTATCAACAAAATTGAAGACTAA